Proteins co-encoded in one Nitratireductor kimnyeongensis genomic window:
- a CDS encoding MBL fold metallo-hydrolase: MSDVLRLTILGCGSSPGTPRITGDWGACDPENPKNRRRRCAAMVERISKNGGITRVVIDTGPDFREQMISAGVDRLDAAVYTHPHADHIHGIDDLRGYVLNQRHLMDVYADKPTLERLNEAFGYCFETPPGSNYPPILNACAISHETEFSIQGAGGEITFIPLPQIHGDILSLGYRIGGFAYCPDVSAFPDDTPELISGADTLIIDALQYRPHPSHFSLDEALGWIERLAPRRAVLTHMHIPLDYETVLRETPDHVEPAFDGMVLELPIEENME; this comes from the coding sequence GTGAGCGATGTTCTGCGCCTGACCATTCTGGGGTGCGGGTCTTCGCCGGGGACGCCACGGATTACCGGAGACTGGGGTGCCTGCGACCCTGAAAACCCTAAAAACCGGCGCCGCCGCTGTGCTGCAATGGTCGAACGCATCTCCAAGAACGGCGGCATCACACGTGTCGTCATCGATACGGGTCCGGATTTTCGGGAACAGATGATTTCTGCCGGCGTCGACCGGTTGGATGCAGCCGTCTACACCCATCCTCACGCTGATCACATACACGGTATCGACGATCTTCGCGGATATGTCCTCAACCAACGTCATCTGATGGATGTCTATGCGGACAAGCCGACGCTGGAACGACTGAACGAAGCGTTTGGCTATTGCTTCGAAACGCCGCCGGGCAGCAATTATCCGCCGATCCTGAACGCCTGTGCGATTAGCCATGAGACGGAATTCTCCATCCAGGGAGCCGGCGGGGAAATCACATTTATTCCGCTTCCTCAGATACATGGCGACATTCTCTCACTTGGATACCGCATTGGCGGATTCGCCTATTGCCCGGATGTCAGCGCCTTTCCGGACGACACACCGGAGCTGATTTCAGGCGCCGACACGCTGATCATCGATGCACTGCAGTATCGTCCACATCCAAGCCATTTTTCACTTGATGAAGCGCTGGGCTGGATTGAGCGTCTCGCACCGAGACGTGCAGTGCTGACTCACATGCACATACCGCTCGACTATGAGACCGTGTTGCGGGAGACGCCGGACCATGTGGAACCGGCCTTTGACGGCATGGTGCTGGAATTGCCCATTGAGGAGAACATGGAATGA
- a CDS encoding YbaK/EbsC family protein, whose product MSKSIKRVQQAADAAGLAIEIKRMGESTRTAEEAASQCGCTVAQIVKSLIFQGEQSQKLYLFLVSGSRQLDTTKAAALVGEPLKRADPRHIRDVTGFAIGGVSPLGQPDEVARFGDESLLGFDVVWAAAGAHDAVFSAEPTALFEAAGVQKADIAS is encoded by the coding sequence ATGAGCAAGAGCATCAAACGCGTACAGCAAGCGGCCGACGCGGCCGGCCTGGCAATCGAAATCAAACGCATGGGCGAATCCACGCGGACCGCAGAAGAAGCGGCAAGCCAATGTGGCTGCACCGTTGCGCAGATCGTGAAATCCTTGATCTTTCAAGGCGAACAGAGCCAAAAGCTCTATTTGTTCCTGGTGTCGGGAAGCCGCCAGTTGGACACCACCAAAGCCGCGGCGCTCGTCGGTGAACCTTTGAAGCGCGCAGATCCCCGTCACATCCGAGATGTCACGGGTTTCGCTATTGGTGGCGTGTCACCACTTGGGCAACCCGACGAAGTCGCGCGTTTTGGGGATGAGAGCCTTTTGGGTTTCGATGTGGTGTGGGCGGCGGCAGGAGCGCATGATGCGGTATTCTCCGCTGAGCCAACCGCGCTATTCGAAGCCGCAGGCGTTCAGAAAGCCGATATTGCTTCATGA
- a CDS encoding aldose 1-epimerase: protein MSDDIIFLESTDLRVRVSPRFGVVLDGYHRNRQPFMRPFAAENEAFGPTDTACFPMVPFSNRVGGNTFDYEGRTYSFEPNDTPPFYIHGEGWKSDWTVKEQTDISAALEMQHVGDTGSPYTYRAAQRFTLDQNCLTISIEVENRGGDAMPFGLGLHPYFPRTPGMTLQAFAQSWWTEDEYHVPDRNEPLPETVDFSTPRLLPDHGLNHCFEGWDCRARLVWPELGLRVTIDADPVFSRYMLFSPPPDFEFVCFEPMSHTANGFHHADFGGLRRLAQGETMAARMRLRVDEIP from the coding sequence ATGTCTGACGATATAATTTTTTTGGAAAGCACCGATTTGCGTGTTCGGGTGTCACCACGCTTCGGTGTCGTTCTGGACGGATATCATCGCAATCGTCAGCCATTTATGCGGCCGTTTGCGGCCGAAAACGAAGCGTTCGGACCGACGGATACGGCGTGTTTTCCGATGGTGCCTTTTTCCAACCGGGTAGGCGGGAACACATTCGATTATGAAGGTCGAACCTACTCTTTCGAACCCAATGATACACCACCGTTCTACATACATGGCGAAGGCTGGAAGAGCGACTGGACCGTCAAGGAGCAGACTGATATTTCCGCTGCGCTCGAAATGCAGCATGTGGGGGATACAGGCTCACCATACACGTACAGGGCCGCGCAGCGGTTTACGCTCGATCAAAACTGTCTGACAATATCCATCGAGGTCGAGAACAGGGGCGGGGACGCTATGCCGTTCGGTCTCGGCTTACACCCATATTTTCCCAGAACGCCCGGCATGACCCTGCAGGCGTTTGCACAATCCTGGTGGACCGAAGACGAGTATCACGTCCCCGACCGGAACGAGCCGCTGCCTGAAACTGTTGATTTTTCAACCCCGCGGCTACTGCCAGATCACGGGCTCAATCATTGTTTTGAAGGATGGGATTGCCGTGCCAGGCTGGTCTGGCCCGAGCTTGGTCTCCGGGTCACCATCGATGCCGACCCGGTCTTTTCGCGCTACATGCTCTTTTCACCGCCACCAGATTTCGAGTTCGTCTGCTTTGAGCCGATGAGTCATACGGCAAACGGTTTTCACCACGCAGATTTCGGCGGCCTTCGTCGTCTTGCTCAAGGCGAGACGATGGCAGCCAGAATGCGCCTCAGGGTGGACGAAATTCCGTAA
- a CDS encoding HlyD family type I secretion periplasmic adaptor subunit: MRLFDTSGAASPTLHLTVLVSTAIFMTSLVAACVLRVEVTARGSVRIVPLDRVQVVQAEYPGSITSILVRDGVGVRKGELLLTLDTTSAETKLLAVVEEEARLKRDNVRIAAFLSALVELRDGGGARNGAEESLPIVTGEVGDEAMQARLLEAELKDFADGLAGADARLDVNRKALDVLQGRVARADTALIVQQERLEAAEKLMDRGISSREAYLKVRAAYDDLQSEREVVAREIAKTRAEASVLNAQRAGLFSANYNRAMQKRDKIDARLAALRQDRRALEERVAATQLRSPMSGTVEQLAVTTVGGVVQAGQDLMRVVPNDSQLEFEALFSNEDSGFLRTGQKARIRLDAYPAERFGTMMATVTDIASDSIEVGGSGRWGFVVRLRPEDDALQSSAGRLALRPGMTGSVDAITGDRRLISYFLAPITAQFSQSLGER, translated from the coding sequence ATGCGCCTGTTTGACACCTCGGGTGCAGCTTCCCCGACATTGCATCTGACCGTTCTGGTGAGTACGGCCATCTTCATGACCAGTCTCGTTGCGGCCTGCGTCCTGCGTGTCGAGGTGACCGCCCGCGGCTCCGTTCGGATCGTGCCGCTGGACAGGGTTCAGGTGGTGCAAGCCGAGTATCCCGGTTCCATTACCAGTATCCTCGTACGCGACGGGGTCGGTGTCAGAAAGGGAGAATTGCTGCTGACCCTCGACACCACCTCCGCCGAAACCAAACTTCTTGCGGTGGTCGAAGAAGAAGCTCGGTTGAAGCGCGACAACGTCCGTATCGCGGCTTTCCTGTCCGCGCTTGTTGAGCTGCGCGATGGGGGAGGCGCTCGCAACGGCGCAGAGGAAAGTCTTCCAATCGTGACGGGAGAAGTCGGTGACGAAGCCATGCAGGCGCGCCTTCTCGAAGCCGAACTCAAGGATTTTGCAGATGGGTTGGCCGGGGCCGATGCGCGTCTGGATGTTAATCGAAAGGCTCTGGACGTTCTGCAGGGCAGGGTTGCCCGTGCGGATACCGCCCTCATCGTCCAGCAGGAGCGGCTTGAGGCTGCAGAAAAACTCATGGATCGAGGGATTTCTTCCCGTGAAGCCTATCTAAAAGTTCGTGCTGCCTATGATGATCTTCAAAGCGAAAGAGAGGTTGTCGCGCGCGAAATTGCAAAGACAAGGGCCGAAGCATCCGTCCTGAACGCCCAGCGAGCAGGGCTCTTTAGCGCCAATTACAACCGGGCAATGCAGAAGCGGGACAAAATTGATGCACGTTTGGCGGCGTTGCGGCAGGACCGCAGAGCTCTGGAGGAACGGGTCGCGGCAACACAGTTGCGGTCGCCGATGTCGGGAACCGTCGAACAGCTGGCCGTCACCACCGTCGGCGGTGTTGTCCAGGCCGGTCAGGATCTGATGCGGGTGGTGCCAAATGACAGCCAGCTCGAATTCGAAGCTCTGTTTTCAAATGAAGACAGTGGCTTCCTGCGAACTGGACAAAAAGCACGCATCCGTCTTGATGCATATCCGGCCGAACGGTTTGGTACGATGATGGCCACGGTCACCGACATAGCGAGCGACTCGATCGAAGTGGGCGGCAGCGGCCGTTGGGGGTTTGTTGTGCGTCTGAGGCCAGAGGATGATGCGCTGCAATCGTCTGCAGGCCGTCTTGCCCTGCGGCCGGGAATGACTGGTAGTGTCGATGCCATCACAGGGGATCGTCGACTCATAAGCTATTTTCTGGCGCCGATCACCGCCCAGTTCAGCCAAAGTCTGGGAGAGCGCTGA
- a CDS encoding peptidase domain-containing ABC transporter — translation MAPVADARSTGPSMTIPFAPKEQGVPLSWFLTTLRKHIPLYAELTFLAVCVRLIGLLEPFVFQVVIDRILPFQREASLIVIVIVMIGANVFQLCFNLLAAFLGVSVANRLTLELGTRLFDHLFRLPLRHFRKWPVGETLSRIGETDTIRAFLVGLTTGASLDLFFTFLYVAVLLSISGKLTLVVAVALPLQAALYLCFGPVLRKRLRVQFDTGARHQARLVENLTGMTAVKALTAETAMLSRLRQTLSQTLQASRSVYTMNAVSGQLAMICEKGVFIGVIYVGAQQVFAGDLTLGQLIAFQLIAEKVAAPIAGFSKLWQDWQNLRVSRQRLGDILSSEREPFGEKKRLPNRLEPRLEFRSVSFSYGLDQPLVLNSYNLVIEPHSCTLVVGPSGAGKSTFGRLAAGLDKPMEGAICIGGEDLSEFEPESVRSRIVYVPQDPYLFSGTLRENLQLRCANAPDAMLRNALRVASADDLIDRLPLGLDTPVGEQGNALSGGQRQRIAIARAVLQQPSILILDEPTSALDEMSQRRMVKELMRLRDKMTIVVITHRPDVFAHHDQIIDFSAGTNHAPV, via the coding sequence ATGGCCCCGGTCGCGGATGCCCGCTCGACAGGTCCCTCTATGACGATACCGTTCGCACCAAAAGAACAGGGTGTCCCCCTGTCGTGGTTCCTCACGACGCTGCGCAAGCATATTCCATTATATGCCGAGCTTACGTTTTTAGCTGTCTGTGTGCGGCTGATAGGGCTTCTGGAACCTTTCGTGTTTCAGGTGGTGATCGATCGGATATTGCCGTTTCAGCGCGAAGCATCGCTGATCGTCATCGTCATCGTTATGATCGGTGCTAACGTTTTCCAGCTCTGCTTCAACCTGCTTGCGGCATTTCTGGGCGTTTCAGTCGCAAACCGTCTGACCTTGGAACTGGGAACACGACTGTTTGATCATCTCTTCCGATTGCCATTGCGCCATTTTCGGAAATGGCCCGTGGGCGAAACTCTCTCCCGGATTGGAGAGACGGACACCATCCGGGCTTTTTTGGTTGGTTTGACAACTGGCGCTTCACTGGATCTGTTTTTCACCTTTCTCTACGTCGCGGTCCTGCTCTCGATCTCCGGAAAACTGACCCTCGTCGTGGCCGTGGCTCTCCCTCTTCAGGCGGCATTGTATCTGTGTTTTGGCCCTGTGCTGCGAAAGCGCCTGCGTGTCCAGTTCGACACGGGCGCTCGCCATCAGGCGCGGCTGGTCGAAAATCTTACTGGCATGACAGCCGTAAAAGCACTGACAGCGGAAACCGCGATGTTGTCGCGTTTGCGTCAGACGCTTTCCCAGACCCTTCAGGCTTCTCGCAGCGTCTACACGATGAACGCTGTGAGCGGTCAATTGGCGATGATTTGCGAGAAGGGGGTTTTCATTGGCGTTATCTATGTAGGAGCGCAACAGGTGTTTGCCGGCGATCTGACATTGGGGCAACTCATAGCGTTTCAACTGATAGCCGAGAAGGTTGCCGCGCCGATCGCCGGGTTTTCCAAACTGTGGCAGGATTGGCAGAATCTTCGTGTCTCGCGTCAGCGTCTGGGAGACATTTTGAGCAGCGAGCGTGAACCGTTCGGCGAGAAAAAACGGCTCCCGAATAGGCTCGAACCCCGGCTGGAATTTCGTTCGGTTTCCTTCTCATACGGCCTCGATCAGCCACTCGTCCTGAACAGTTACAACCTTGTAATCGAGCCGCATTCCTGCACCCTTGTGGTCGGGCCGTCGGGGGCAGGGAAGTCGACATTTGGGCGGCTGGCTGCCGGTCTGGACAAGCCGATGGAAGGCGCCATCTGCATTGGTGGCGAGGATCTCAGCGAGTTCGAACCGGAGAGTGTCCGCTCGCGGATCGTTTATGTTCCTCAGGATCCCTATCTATTTTCAGGGACTCTCCGCGAGAATCTGCAGCTGCGATGCGCCAACGCGCCCGACGCCATGCTGCGAAATGCGCTGAGGGTCGCATCGGCCGATGACCTCATCGATCGATTGCCTCTTGGGCTCGACACGCCGGTGGGAGAACAGGGGAATGCCTTGTCCGGCGGACAGAGGCAACGCATCGCGATCGCCAGGGCGGTGCTTCAGCAACCGTCGATCCTCATACTCGACGAGCCGACCAGTGCGCTTGATGAAATGTCACAACGCCGAATGGTGAAGGAGTTAATGCGGCTCAGGGACAAGATGACGATTGTTGTGATCACGCACCGTCCGGATGTTTTTGCACACCATGATCAGATCATAGATTTTTCTGCAGGAACCAATCATGCGCCTGTTTGA
- a CDS encoding glycine zipper domain-containing protein has product MFDDFQIDNLGIDAPVSFGGGGAEGESLGHTVGAAVGSLVGGAIGGYFGSVPGAELGGTVGNTVGGLIGDAIESAVA; this is encoded by the coding sequence ATGTTTGATGATTTTCAGATTGATAACCTTGGAATTGATGCACCGGTGAGCTTTGGCGGCGGCGGCGCGGAAGGCGAGAGTCTGGGCCACACTGTCGGCGCAGCTGTCGGTTCTCTCGTCGGCGGTGCCATTGGTGGTTACTTCGGAAGTGTGCCGGGCGCCGAGCTCGGCGGCACGGTTGGAAATACCGTCGGTGGTCTTATCGGCGACGCCATCGAGAGCGCTGTGGCCTGA
- a CDS encoding toxin-activating lysine-acyltransferase — protein MMPIDLYSGVGYALELLARSENHRNFSLKRYLEVEILPPLRLGQARFYLTPDGIPTGFASWAFLDEDTERTVLETGRALGVHEWRCGDRLFFNDFLAPYGTAREIIFDLRKNIFPGRRATSVRRHASGALRSVKHWKSRAQVEYPSQEAVDQP, from the coding sequence ATGATGCCGATCGATCTGTATTCCGGCGTCGGATATGCGCTGGAACTTCTGGCGCGCTCTGAAAACCATCGGAATTTTTCGCTAAAGCGCTATTTGGAGGTCGAGATTTTGCCGCCCTTGCGTCTCGGTCAGGCGCGGTTCTATCTCACTCCTGATGGGATACCCACGGGTTTCGCCAGTTGGGCGTTTCTGGACGAGGATACCGAGCGAACGGTCCTTGAAACAGGACGCGCACTGGGAGTCCATGAGTGGCGATGCGGCGACCGACTGTTCTTCAACGATTTTCTTGCGCCCTATGGTACCGCGCGCGAAATCATTTTCGATCTCCGAAAGAACATTTTTCCTGGCCGTCGCGCGACCAGCGTCCGCAGACACGCAAGTGGAGCACTTCGCAGTGTCAAACACTGGAAGAGCAGGGCCCAGGTCGAATATCCAAGTCAGGAGGCTGTTGATCAGCCCTAG
- the speD gene encoding adenosylmethionine decarboxylase, which produces MSQDALFQLGMDSVVLNTAQKEESTTAQPASAVCDDKDHFIEKDGVLCAGSHLIVDLFEAERLDDLPYIKKTLIDCVNAAGATLLHIHLHPFEPNGGISGVAVLAESHISIHSWPERQYAALDIFMCGDAKPERCIDVLRDAFAPGRMDVNELLRGRNA; this is translated from the coding sequence ATGTCTCAAGACGCCCTTTTCCAATTGGGGATGGATTCAGTTGTACTGAACACCGCCCAAAAGGAAGAAAGCACCACAGCGCAGCCCGCATCTGCGGTTTGCGACGATAAGGATCACTTTATCGAAAAGGACGGCGTTCTTTGCGCCGGCTCACATCTCATCGTGGATCTGTTTGAGGCCGAACGGCTGGACGATCTGCCCTATATCAAGAAGACGCTGATCGACTGCGTGAACGCAGCCGGTGCTACTCTCTTGCATATCCACTTGCACCCGTTCGAGCCGAATGGCGGGATTAGCGGCGTTGCCGTGCTGGCCGAGAGCCACATCTCGATCCATTCCTGGCCGGAGCGGCAATATGCGGCGCTGGACATTTTCATGTGCGGTGACGCAAAGCCCGAGCGGTGCATCGATGTGTTGAGGGACGCATTCGCTCCCGGCCGCATGGATGTGAACGAGCTGTTGCGGGGACGAAACGCGTGA
- the speE gene encoding polyamine aminopropyltransferase, with product MSDRKTISETLHDGIGMVFDVDEVLYEEGTGHHQLSLIRNPIFGKVLVLDGAVQVTSRDEFIYHEMLAHVPLAAHGNPADVLIIGGGDCGVAEEVLKHKRVSTLTQVEIDASVLDFSREHFADFNAPVFEDPRFKVEIADGAVFAAETDRRFDVILVDSTDPTGPGAVLFTVDFYRNLKRILRPGGIVVSQNGVPFLQPDEFSKAMKGLSSVFETTSCYLVSVPTYFGGHMTLGWSSDDPKSLSVSEAALTERMAGIDTRYYTPAHHRASFALPRFIETLLENALKS from the coding sequence GTGAGCGATCGAAAAACCATATCGGAAACCCTGCATGATGGCATCGGTATGGTTTTCGATGTCGATGAGGTGCTTTACGAGGAAGGAACCGGACACCATCAGCTTTCGCTGATCCGTAACCCAATCTTCGGAAAAGTTCTCGTGCTCGATGGCGCGGTACAGGTGACCAGCCGGGACGAGTTCATCTATCACGAGATGCTGGCGCATGTGCCGCTGGCAGCCCACGGAAACCCCGCCGATGTGCTGATCATCGGCGGCGGTGACTGCGGTGTGGCGGAAGAGGTTCTGAAGCACAAGCGCGTGAGCACCCTCACCCAGGTGGAAATCGATGCCTCGGTGCTCGATTTCTCGCGCGAACATTTCGCCGACTTCAACGCGCCGGTTTTCGAAGATCCCCGTTTCAAGGTGGAGATTGCGGACGGAGCGGTTTTTGCGGCGGAAACGGATAGGCGTTTCGACGTGATTCTCGTCGATTCCACTGATCCCACCGGCCCCGGCGCGGTTTTGTTCACCGTCGACTTTTACAGAAACCTGAAGCGCATTCTGCGTCCGGGTGGCATTGTTGTGTCCCAGAACGGTGTTCCCTTTCTTCAGCCTGACGAGTTTTCAAAGGCGATGAAGGGTCTTTCATCAGTGTTCGAGACAACAAGCTGCTATCTTGTTTCAGTACCCACCTATTTCGGTGGACACATGACGCTGGGCTGGTCGAGCGACGATCCGAAATCATTGTCGGTCAGCGAGGCCGCGCTCACGGAGCGGATGGCAGGAATCGACACCCGCTACTACACGCCGGCCCATCATCGGGCGTCCTTTGCCCTTCCGCGTTTCATCGAAACGCTCCTTGAGAACGCCCTGAAATCGTGA
- a CDS encoding glutathione S-transferase family protein has protein sequence MLTFYHAPWSRSSSILWLLEELKIPYELEMIDIRARTGVPESYRTIQPSKKVPAIVHDGQVVTERAAITIYLADRFSQTGLAPAINDPDRATYLTALVYCDAVFDPAICAQVQRLDYTSNEYPFGTFADMLAYIERRLENHPFAAGERFTAADTQLGSGINYTMNILRALPEKQVFKDYLARLESRPAYRKAQQLDMELAASVPFFSGQGS, from the coding sequence ATGTTGACTTTCTATCATGCACCCTGGTCGCGCTCCTCCAGCATTCTCTGGCTCCTTGAGGAGCTGAAGATCCCTTATGAACTGGAGATGATCGACATCCGCGCGCGCACGGGGGTGCCCGAGAGCTATCGCACCATTCAGCCCAGCAAGAAGGTTCCCGCCATTGTCCATGACGGGCAGGTCGTGACCGAACGCGCGGCCATAACCATCTACCTGGCCGACCGGTTTTCGCAGACCGGATTGGCGCCCGCGATAAACGACCCGGACCGTGCGACCTATCTAACAGCACTCGTTTATTGTGATGCGGTATTTGACCCGGCGATCTGCGCGCAAGTGCAGAGGCTGGATTACACGAGCAACGAATACCCGTTCGGCACTTTTGCCGATATGCTCGCCTATATCGAACGTCGGCTCGAGAACCATCCCTTTGCCGCAGGAGAGCGCTTTACCGCCGCCGACACTCAGCTCGGATCCGGGATCAACTACACTATGAACATCCTGCGTGCCCTGCCTGAAAAACAGGTTTTCAAGGACTATCTCGCACGCTTGGAGTCTCGCCCTGCCTATCGCAAAGCACAACAATTGGATATGGAGCTGGCTGCCAGCGTGCCGTTCTTTTCGGGACAGGGGAGCTGA
- a CDS encoding BMP family ABC transporter substrate-binding protein, which produces MKKLVLALAASTAAIAFSAAPAAAQDKTKACWIYVGPIGDFGYSYQHHQGLLDVEEHFGDKVETAYLESVPEGADAERALERFARSGCDIIFATSFGFMDPVQKVAAKFPDIKFEHATGFKRDHPNVATYNSRFHEGRYVQGVIAAKMSEKGVAGYIASFPIPEVVMGINAFLLGAQSVNPDFQVKIVWANTWFDAGKEADAAKALLDQGVDIITQHTDSTAPLQVAAERGIKGFGQASDMIKFAPETQLTSIVDDWGPYYIERVLAVMDGTWEQIDVWGGMKDGHVVMAPYTNMPDDVKAAAEEIEAKIKDEGFNPFTGPVYKQDGTLWLEEGKVAPDGEALSMNFYVKGIDDKLPN; this is translated from the coding sequence ATGAAAAAACTCGTTCTGGCACTTGCCGCAAGCACAGCGGCCATCGCCTTCAGTGCCGCGCCCGCTGCCGCGCAGGACAAAACAAAGGCCTGCTGGATCTATGTCGGCCCGATCGGCGATTTCGGCTATTCCTACCAACACCATCAGGGCTTGCTCGATGTGGAGGAGCATTTCGGTGACAAGGTCGAGACAGCCTATCTCGAAAGCGTTCCGGAAGGGGCGGATGCCGAGCGCGCTCTGGAGCGTTTTGCCCGCTCGGGATGCGACATCATCTTTGCCACCTCCTTCGGCTTCATGGACCCGGTGCAGAAGGTTGCCGCGAAGTTCCCGGACATCAAGTTCGAGCATGCGACCGGTTTCAAACGCGACCACCCCAATGTGGCAACCTACAATTCGCGCTTTCATGAGGGGCGCTATGTGCAGGGCGTGATCGCTGCAAAGATGTCGGAAAAGGGCGTGGCCGGCTATATCGCCTCTTTCCCGATTCCCGAGGTGGTCATGGGCATCAACGCCTTCCTGCTCGGTGCACAATCGGTTAACCCGGATTTTCAGGTCAAGATCGTCTGGGCCAACACATGGTTCGATGCCGGCAAGGAAGCTGATGCCGCCAAGGCGCTGCTCGATCAGGGCGTCGACATCATTACCCAGCACACCGATTCCACCGCACCCCTGCAGGTGGCAGCAGAGCGCGGCATCAAAGGGTTCGGTCAGGCTTCCGACATGATCAAATTCGCTCCGGAAACCCAGCTCACCTCCATCGTGGATGACTGGGGCCCATACTACATCGAACGTGTCCTGGCGGTGATGGACGGCACGTGGGAGCAGATCGACGTCTGGGGCGGCATGAAAGACGGCCATGTCGTCATGGCCCCGTACACCAACATGCCCGACGATGTTAAGGCGGCTGCAGAGGAGATCGAGGCAAAGATCAAGGATGAGGGTTTCAACCCCTTTACCGGTCCCGTTTACAAGCAGGACGGAACGCTGTGGCTTGAAGAAGGAAAGGTTGCGCCCGATGGCGAAGCCCTGAGCATGAACTTCTACGTCAAAGGCATCGACGATAAGCTGCCGAACTAA
- a CDS encoding ABC transporter permease, whose protein sequence is MLESVLITIATAATPLLIAAIGELVVERSGVLNLGVEGMMVMGAVTGFGVAITTGSPWLGVFAAILVGAAFALLFGFLTLSLVTNQVATGLALTLLGLGVSGMIGEAFIGLPGVKMAPLVIPVLSDLPVVGRFLFAQAPLFYISILLVVGVSYFLFNTRAGLTLRSVGDNHDSAHALGIKVIAVRYAAVVFGGACAGLAGAYLSLVYTPQWIENMTAGRGWIALALVVFASWRPWRVLAGAYLFGAVSIGQLHAQVIGVSVPSQFLSALPYLATVAVLVLISRNRRLTMVNTPACLGRPFVPAR, encoded by the coding sequence ATGCTTGAATCCGTTCTGATCACCATCGCCACCGCGGCAACGCCGCTTTTGATCGCCGCCATCGGCGAACTGGTTGTGGAGCGCTCAGGTGTTCTCAACCTCGGCGTGGAAGGCATGATGGTGATGGGCGCCGTCACGGGCTTCGGCGTGGCAATCACCACTGGTTCTCCCTGGCTCGGTGTGTTCGCTGCCATTCTGGTTGGCGCGGCTTTCGCATTGCTTTTCGGTTTCCTGACGCTTTCGCTTGTCACCAATCAAGTGGCGACAGGCTTGGCGCTGACGCTGCTAGGGCTCGGAGTGTCGGGCATGATCGGCGAGGCGTTCATTGGGCTTCCGGGCGTTAAGATGGCGCCACTGGTCATTCCTGTCCTGTCCGATTTGCCCGTGGTCGGACGCTTTCTCTTCGCGCAGGCACCACTCTTCTACATCTCGATCTTGCTCGTGGTTGGTGTCAGCTATTTCCTGTTCAACACTCGCGCCGGCCTGACGCTGCGCTCGGTGGGGGACAATCATGATTCCGCGCATGCACTTGGCATCAAGGTGATTGCCGTGCGCTACGCGGCGGTCGTCTTCGGTGGAGCCTGTGCCGGGCTTGCCGGCGCATATCTTTCGCTGGTCTACACGCCGCAATGGATCGAGAACATGACGGCCGGGCGCGGCTGGATTGCGCTGGCGCTGGTGGTGTTTGCTTCCTGGCGTCCATGGCGTGTACTGGCGGGAGCCTATCTCTTCGGCGCCGTCTCAATCGGCCAATTGCATGCGCAGGTGATCGGAGTGTCTGTGCCCTCACAGTTCCTGTCTGCGTTACCCTATCTGGCGACCGTCGCCGTTCTTGTACTAATCTCGCGTAACCGGCGCCTGACGATGGTCAACACGCCCGCATGCCTCGGCCGGCCCTTTGTGCCAGCCAGATAA